The proteins below are encoded in one region of Knoellia sp. S7-12:
- a CDS encoding maleylpyruvate isomerase family mycothiol-dependent enzyme — MNSQPDANLLTRALDQTAGLLDEVTPEQYDSPSTCEDWKVGHLVRHVVASPQNFISMFAGKDVDWANPPELGEDPAADFRSGAAALLEQVKADESGGSSNAAIPEFAVHSWDLARSTGSQTSLDDEVAEHAYAFMSANLTPENRKGAFEPEVDAAADASVHDRLAAFAGRSPSTGG, encoded by the coding sequence ATGAACTCCCAGCCCGACGCCAACCTGCTCACGCGCGCACTCGACCAGACGGCCGGCCTGCTCGACGAGGTCACGCCAGAGCAATACGACTCGCCTTCCACGTGCGAGGACTGGAAGGTCGGGCACCTCGTGCGCCACGTCGTCGCATCACCGCAGAACTTCATCTCGATGTTTGCCGGCAAAGACGTCGACTGGGCCAACCCGCCCGAGCTCGGTGAGGACCCCGCCGCGGACTTTCGCTCCGGTGCGGCGGCTTTGCTCGAGCAGGTGAAGGCGGATGAGTCCGGTGGTTCGTCGAACGCGGCGATCCCGGAGTTCGCCGTGCACAGCTGGGATCTCGCGCGGTCGACGGGCAGTCAGACCTCGCTCGACGATGAGGTGGCCGAGCACGCCTACGCGTTCATGAGTGCAAACCTCACGCCCGAGAACCGGAAGGGTGCCTTCGAGCCCGAGGTGGACGCGGCGGCCGATGCGTCGGTCCACGACCGCCTCGCAGCCTTCGCCGGACGGAGTCCCAGCACAGGAGGCTGA
- a CDS encoding oxygenase MpaB family protein → MARPDDISTNSTRWDARARTQLAHALRSRVAGDDAAAKAAVIWGAEGERWFTPEDPIWRVHADAAMFPGGIRALLLQSLHPLAMAGVAGHSGFKGDPWGRLQRTSEFLATTTFGTIEHAEKIIERVRSIHERVRGKAADGRPYAASDPHLLRWVHVTEVDSFLVAFQRYAAKPLTDAEADRYVEQTAVVAQRLGVVDPPLTTAALATAIEAYRPELQSTPAAREAARFLLVHPPLPLAAKPGYAALAAGAVALLPRWARRPLRLPWLPFTERVLARPLGDAATATVRWAMTDPQDVRIVASESRTA, encoded by the coding sequence ATGGCAAGACCCGACGACATCAGCACCAACTCCACCCGCTGGGATGCCCGCGCCCGGACTCAACTCGCTCACGCCCTGCGGTCACGCGTGGCGGGTGACGACGCCGCTGCCAAGGCGGCCGTCATCTGGGGCGCCGAGGGTGAGCGCTGGTTTACGCCCGAGGACCCGATCTGGCGAGTGCACGCGGACGCGGCGATGTTCCCCGGGGGCATCCGGGCGTTGCTCCTCCAGTCGTTGCATCCCCTCGCCATGGCTGGTGTTGCGGGGCACTCGGGCTTCAAGGGTGACCCGTGGGGGCGGCTCCAGCGCACCAGCGAGTTCCTCGCGACCACGACCTTCGGCACGATCGAGCACGCTGAGAAGATCATCGAGCGCGTGCGCTCGATCCATGAGCGGGTGCGCGGCAAGGCAGCCGACGGACGTCCCTACGCGGCGAGCGACCCCCACCTGCTCCGGTGGGTCCACGTCACCGAGGTGGACAGCTTCCTCGTCGCCTTCCAGCGGTATGCCGCGAAGCCGCTGACCGACGCGGAGGCCGACCGCTATGTCGAGCAGACCGCAGTCGTGGCGCAACGCCTCGGAGTCGTGGACCCACCGCTGACAACGGCCGCCCTGGCCACGGCGATTGAGGCGTATCGGCCGGAGCTGCAGTCCACGCCCGCCGCACGCGAAGCCGCCCGATTCCTGCTCGTGCACCCGCCGCTCCCCCTCGCCGCGAAGCCCGGGTATGCCGCACTCGCCGCTGGTGCCGTGGCGCTTCTCCCCCGCTGGGCACGCCGCCCGCTGCGGTTGCCGTGGTTGCCGTTCACCGAGAGGGTGCTGGCTCGTCCCCTGGGTGATGCGGCCACAGCCACAGTTCGATGGGCGATGACGGATCCGCAGGACGTGCGGATCGTCGCGTCGGAGTCTCGGACGGCCTGA
- a CDS encoding ceramidase domain-containing protein, translating to MPDADSPGTARSRNRPLIVTALTAVGSVSLLGAALVFGWLGPDVGRGGSFCEAARDAFIKQPANTLSNLGFVVAGLAIAWHVSRRGTGALSASLGTAYAVLVVLLGPGSAAMHASQSALGGRLDVYSMYLLASFVFSYAAARLLALLFAGFAGLFVVVLGVCTIAEFTSADVPVVMTTGNAVFAVLLLAGLVMEVVVRSRGASRLDLRWGLASAAVLVAAFVIWNTGKDGGPLCEPYSLLQPHAVWHVLDAVAAWLLFRFYASSRPGWG from the coding sequence ATGCCAGACGCTGACTCACCCGGGACCGCACGGTCCCGCAACCGACCGCTGATCGTCACAGCGTTGACCGCTGTTGGGTCCGTCAGCCTGCTCGGTGCGGCCCTCGTCTTCGGCTGGCTGGGTCCCGACGTCGGCCGCGGCGGGAGCTTCTGCGAGGCCGCCCGCGACGCGTTCATCAAGCAACCCGCGAACACCTTGAGCAACCTGGGCTTCGTCGTCGCCGGGCTCGCCATCGCCTGGCACGTCTCCCGCCGCGGAACCGGCGCGTTGAGCGCGAGTCTTGGGACGGCATACGCCGTCTTGGTCGTGCTGCTCGGACCGGGAAGCGCGGCGATGCACGCGTCGCAGAGTGCGCTGGGCGGGCGCCTCGACGTCTACAGCATGTATCTGCTCGCGAGCTTTGTGTTCTCGTATGCCGCCGCTCGGCTCCTTGCGCTCCTGTTCGCCGGTTTCGCCGGGCTCTTCGTGGTGGTGCTCGGGGTGTGCACCATCGCCGAGTTCACGTCAGCGGATGTGCCGGTGGTCATGACGACGGGGAACGCGGTGTTTGCGGTCCTGCTGCTCGCTGGGCTCGTCATGGAGGTGGTCGTGCGATCGCGTGGCGCGAGTCGTCTCGACCTGCGTTGGGGACTGGCGTCGGCCGCTGTCCTCGTTGCGGCGTTCGTCATCTGGAACACCGGCAAGGACGGCGGCCCGCTCTGCGAACCGTATTCGCTGCTGCAGCCGCACGCCGTGTGGCACGTGCTCGATGCGGTGGCCGCGTGGCTGCTCTTCCGCTTCTATGCGAGCAGTCGGCCGGGCTGGGGATAA
- a CDS encoding oxidoreductase has translation MKTTRPVALVTGASSGIGKEAALALVTAGFDVIGTSRDTSRATPLEGVAFIDLDVASDTSATAAVQQVIERFGRIDVLVNNAGVGAIGAAEETTMAQSQAVFDINVFGVMRMVNQVLPHMRAQGSGRIINLSSVQGFLPAPYMAVYGASKHAIEGYSQSLDHEVREYGIRSLLVEPAYTRTGFEANSTQPDAPLQVYAQQRQTFGRVMTAAIKDGDDPAVVAKVIVSAATDPNPKLHYTAGPLAGRASMLRRFAPARIFDRQIRKLNQLTD, from the coding sequence ATGAAGACAACTCGCCCGGTAGCACTCGTCACAGGTGCATCCTCCGGCATCGGGAAGGAAGCCGCGCTCGCGCTGGTCACAGCGGGTTTCGACGTGATCGGAACGAGCCGCGACACCTCGCGGGCCACCCCGCTGGAAGGCGTGGCGTTCATCGACCTCGACGTGGCCAGTGACACCTCGGCCACCGCTGCGGTCCAGCAGGTGATCGAGCGGTTCGGACGGATCGACGTCCTGGTGAACAACGCCGGCGTCGGCGCGATCGGCGCAGCGGAGGAAACCACCATGGCGCAATCCCAGGCAGTCTTCGACATCAACGTTTTCGGAGTCATGCGCATGGTCAACCAGGTGCTTCCACACATGCGAGCGCAAGGAAGCGGTCGCATCATCAACCTCTCGTCCGTGCAGGGATTCCTCCCCGCTCCGTACATGGCCGTCTATGGCGCCTCCAAGCACGCGATCGAGGGCTACTCCCAGTCCCTGGACCACGAGGTCCGGGAGTACGGCATCCGGTCACTTCTCGTCGAGCCGGCCTACACCAGGACCGGATTCGAGGCCAACAGCACGCAACCCGACGCGCCCCTGCAGGTGTACGCACAGCAGCGGCAAACCTTCGGCCGCGTCATGACGGCGGCGATCAAGGACGGCGACGATCCCGCCGTGGTCGCCAAGGTCATCGTCAGCGCGGCGACAGACCCCAATCCGAAGCTGCACTACACCGCCGGACCTTTGGCCGGACGCGCCAGCATGCTGCGCCGCTTCGCCCCTGCCCGAATCTTCGACCGTCAGATCCGCAAGCTCAACCAGCTGACCGACTGA
- a CDS encoding DUF222 domain-containing protein, which yields MDEQQPATATSLRGVLNAARDGLAGIGDVMSSLSATDLAEVMTLADEVKSQAAAAQVRVTAEAAHRGEFASARRGVGSVHSWVREHAPSLRQGGAGQVAQLAQEAAASTPGGMWSRGGPEAGAFGDASRPEGIVWGRVITGEVGAGLALTALREVARMKDLLVEDAVPTVAGAILDHGVEWGQAEARKIRPRLLAKYGIEGEFDDKQKRLRAGAFLSSPVVADGDLTEYRMAMTPAQASRLEAAIGPLSKPAPNPDTGEADLRCSGQRRVEALDAVLTGAASAEAAHRDPGGAATVVHVSVTLADLLAGLAGVDGGQGSGAVLGSRARQTMLAPSVVRQLACDADVIPVVLGADGEIADLGRVTRLFTLGQRRFLWHRDGQCTFPGCTAPAAWTQAHHVVHWVDGGPSDLENAALLCQRHHTQVHDQRLIATVHLPDGHGRSVTWDLSPGSYDRHLPERLAEFARDRRRSAVGRRRRQLDTGPPEGWESAMPEWLVLEIADELETEHLALWEEEDDRWRDVA from the coding sequence ATGGACGAGCAGCAGCCGGCTACCGCCACGTCATTGCGTGGGGTGCTCAACGCTGCTCGCGACGGGCTGGCAGGCATCGGCGACGTGATGTCCTCCCTCAGCGCCACCGACCTCGCCGAGGTCATGACGCTCGCCGATGAGGTGAAGTCGCAGGCGGCGGCCGCGCAGGTGCGCGTCACCGCGGAGGCCGCCCACCGTGGCGAGTTCGCGTCCGCACGTCGAGGTGTCGGATCCGTGCACTCCTGGGTGCGCGAGCACGCGCCGTCGCTGCGACAGGGTGGCGCTGGGCAGGTGGCTCAGCTCGCGCAGGAAGCGGCAGCGTCGACACCGGGTGGCATGTGGTCGCGGGGTGGTCCCGAAGCGGGTGCTTTCGGTGACGCGAGTCGACCCGAGGGGATCGTGTGGGGGCGCGTGATCACCGGTGAAGTGGGGGCAGGGTTGGCTCTGACCGCGCTGCGTGAAGTCGCTCGGATGAAGGACCTGCTGGTCGAGGATGCCGTGCCAACGGTGGCGGGAGCCATCCTCGACCACGGTGTCGAGTGGGGCCAGGCCGAGGCTCGCAAGATCCGGCCGCGACTGCTGGCGAAGTACGGCATCGAGGGAGAGTTCGACGACAAGCAGAAGCGGCTGCGTGCCGGAGCCTTCTTGTCCAGCCCTGTCGTGGCGGACGGCGACCTGACGGAATACCGGATGGCGATGACTCCCGCGCAGGCCTCGAGGCTCGAAGCCGCGATCGGGCCACTGTCGAAGCCTGCGCCGAACCCCGACACGGGCGAGGCCGACCTGCGCTGTTCGGGCCAGCGGCGGGTGGAGGCCCTTGACGCTGTGTTGACGGGCGCAGCCTCAGCCGAGGCCGCACACAGGGACCCCGGTGGGGCTGCCACTGTCGTGCACGTGAGTGTGACGTTGGCCGATCTGTTGGCGGGACTCGCAGGCGTTGACGGAGGACAGGGGAGTGGCGCTGTGCTGGGATCGCGGGCGCGGCAGACCATGCTCGCCCCGTCAGTCGTGCGTCAGCTGGCCTGCGACGCCGACGTGATCCCCGTTGTCCTCGGAGCCGATGGCGAGATCGCCGACCTCGGACGGGTCACTCGACTCTTCACCTTGGGTCAACGTAGGTTCCTCTGGCACCGCGATGGTCAGTGCACCTTCCCGGGGTGCACCGCCCCCGCAGCGTGGACCCAAGCCCACCATGTCGTCCACTGGGTTGACGGCGGCCCGTCAGACCTTGAGAACGCGGCGCTGCTCTGCCAGCGCCACCACACGCAGGTCCACGACCAGCGCCTCATCGCGACTGTCCATCTGCCCGACGGTCACGGACGATCCGTCACGTGGGACCTGAGCCCGGGGAGCTATGACCGACATCTGCCCGAACGGCTGGCCGAGTTCGCACGCGATCGAAGGCGATCTGCCGTGGGCCGTCGTCGACGGCAACTCGACACTGGTCCGCCGGAAGGATGGGAGTCCGCGATGCCCGAGTGGTTGGTGCTGGAGATCGCTGACGAACTGGAAACTGAGCACCTGGCTCTGTGGGAAGAAGAGGACGACCGTTGGCGGGATGTGGCGTGA
- a CDS encoding SprT-like domain-containing protein produces MEISPALALGRRLLREHGLEHWTITTDRAKTRAGVCRFAGRTISLSAPLTRLHDEAEVRDTILHEIAHALVGPGHGHDGVWRAKAMAIGCSGERTVPTNAPTVDGPWRGECPNGHVSTRHRRPTRVQSCVRCRHGFDSEFVIAWTFHGRRVEMGQAYRAELESLTLGRGERVSSAVTVGHSPFVVGAMVRIVVDGALHGAVGEVEAAFATRSQVRVGDELYAVPNEALASAELVAS; encoded by the coding sequence ATGGAGATCTCACCGGCACTCGCACTCGGGCGCCGCCTGTTGCGTGAGCACGGGCTGGAGCACTGGACGATCACGACCGATCGGGCCAAGACCAGAGCAGGCGTATGCCGCTTTGCTGGCCGCACGATCTCTCTCAGCGCTCCCTTGACTCGCCTTCACGACGAGGCCGAGGTGCGCGACACGATCCTGCACGAGATCGCCCACGCCCTCGTCGGGCCCGGTCACGGTCACGACGGCGTGTGGCGGGCCAAGGCCATGGCCATCGGCTGCTCCGGTGAGCGCACGGTGCCCACGAACGCGCCGACCGTCGACGGTCCGTGGCGTGGTGAGTGCCCCAACGGTCACGTCTCGACGCGTCACCGTCGACCCACGCGGGTCCAGAGCTGCGTGCGCTGCCGTCACGGGTTCGACTCCGAGTTCGTCATCGCCTGGACCTTCCACGGGCGACGCGTGGAGATGGGTCAGGCCTATCGCGCGGAGCTCGAGTCACTGACGCTCGGTCGCGGGGAGCGTGTGAGTTCCGCTGTCACAGTGGGCCATTCGCCCTTTGTGGTCGGAGCCATGGTGCGCATCGTCGTGGACGGGGCCTTGCACGGTGCCGTCGGCGAGGTCGAGGCCGCCTTCGCCACGCGCAGCCAGGTCAGGGTCGGCGACGAGCTCTATGCCGTGCCCAACGAGGCGCTCGCCAGCGCCGAGCTCGTGGCGAGCTGA
- a CDS encoding nuclear transport factor 2 family protein → MPPATQSTAATVARWRAAAEGADAQAAVACLSPDIVLSSPLTEQFRLEGPEEVGDFLASAFTAIEDIRFHTEIGQVDAYALAYRARIGTQPFEEVQMLRFDDDAQISEISLYGRPMPALTALMITLGPKLARQQGRRGLAALLRATSTPVHSMVTFGDRRVVPLTRPRSPELHRGR, encoded by the coding sequence ATGCCACCAGCCACACAGTCCACTGCCGCCACCGTCGCGCGCTGGCGCGCCGCCGCGGAAGGCGCTGACGCCCAAGCCGCCGTTGCCTGCCTGAGCCCGGACATCGTCCTCAGCTCGCCGCTCACCGAGCAGTTCCGCCTCGAAGGACCCGAGGAGGTGGGCGACTTCCTCGCCTCGGCGTTCACCGCGATCGAGGACATCCGCTTCCACACCGAGATCGGCCAGGTCGACGCATACGCGCTGGCCTACCGGGCGCGGATAGGCACCCAGCCGTTCGAGGAAGTTCAAATGTTGCGGTTCGACGACGACGCACAGATATCGGAGATCTCCCTCTACGGACGTCCGATGCCGGCCCTGACCGCGCTGATGATCACGCTGGGCCCAAAACTCGCTCGCCAACAGGGCCGCCGTGGCCTCGCCGCGCTGCTGCGCGCCACCAGCACACCTGTGCACTCGATGGTCACCTTCGGGGACCGCCGCGTGGTCCCCCTGACCCGGCCCCGAAGCCCCGAGCTGCACAGGGGTCGCTGA